AGTCGCATGAGAACTCGCCACCGCCGGGACGGCGGAGAGAGTGCTCACGCAGCCGACGGGGCGGTCCGTGGGTGACCGTCAGATCCAGCCAGAGTTGCGAGCGGGCGGTGACGTGAGCGGGAGCTTTTCGTAGGGTGTGCCGATCTTGTCTTGTGCTGGGAAGGGGGATGGTCGATGAGGTGGGTGCGACGATTCGGTCTGGTGGTCGCCACGGGGTTGGCCGTTGTGTTCGGTGTCGGGACGCAGGCGAACGCGGCGGAGCCGCCCCAGAACGTCGGCTGGCTCTACACGGCGGGTGGCAGCGGCGCGGTGTTCTTCGACGCCGACCTCGCCGGCTATCCGTCGATGGAGAAGATCACGGTGTGCGACAACGACTCCAATGAGCGGGGTGTCGTCGCCGTCGTGAGCGGCACCGACCCCCGTGGCGGTGACATGGCGGTCATCCTGCGCGACCCGTCCAACAACGGCAGCTGCACCGCGGACGTCGGGAACTTCTTCGCCGACGGGTTCTACGTGTACGTCACGGTCTGCGAGTACTGGGGCAACAACGAGGACAACTGCCGAAGCGCCAGGGGTGTCGCGTAGCTTCCGGTCACGGGCCCGAGGCAGCCGGAGACCTGGCTACTCGGTGCCGACCGCACGCAGCGTGGCGAGTACCAGTGCCCTGGTGACGGTGACGATTTCGCTCACGCGGACCTGTTCCTGCGGGCCGTGCGCGAGGCGTACGTCGCCGGGGCCGTACTGGAGCGTGGGGATGCCCGCCCCTGAGTACAGCCGCAGGTCGCTGCCGTAGGGAGCGCCTCGCTCCGGCGGGCGGGGGCCGCCGGTGACGTCGGCGTGCGCGTCGCCGACCAGGGCTGCGAGCGGGTGGCCGGCGGGCAGCTGTCCGCTGGCGAACTGGCCTCCGGGCCACGTCACCGTGGCGGGGTGAGAGCGCAGCCACGGATCGTCCGCGCAGGCCTCGGCCACGCACACCTCCAGTTCGGTGCGTGCCCGGGCCGGATCCTCGCCCAGGCGGACACCCAGTCTTCCCTCAGCCACCAGCAGGTCGGGCACGCTGCTGGCCCAGTCGCCGGCCCGGACGGTACCCACGGACAGCGGGTAGGGAATGGGGTAGTCGGCCATCAGGGGTCCGGCGCCGGTGTTGCGGCGGGCTTCGAGACGGGCGAGCGCGCGGTGGATGGGCAGGTAGGCGTCGATCGCGCTCACTCCGACGTATCTGGTGCTGCCGTGGGTGGCGCGGCCGGGTACCTCGATACGGAAAGTCAGGGCGCCGGCGTTCGCGGTCATGAGAGCGCCGCTGGTCGGTTCCGTGATGATGCAGGCATCACCGGTGTGGCCGCGTTCGAGGGTTCCGAACGCTCCGAGGCCTCCGTCCTCCTCGCTGACGACGAAGTGCGCGGACACCTGGCCGCGCAGCTTCGCGCCCGCTCGGCGTATCGCGGCCAGGGTGGCGAGTATCGCCACCACGCCCGCCTTCATGTCGCACGCTCCTCGTGCGTGCACCAAGTCCCCGGTGATCCGGGGGCGGAACGGGTCGCCCTGCCATTGCGCCAGGTCCCCGGAAGGGACGACGTCGACGTGTCCCTGGAGGACCAGGGTCGGCCCGTCGCCCTGGGGCCGCGTGCCGCCCACCAGGCCCCACGACTCCGTGCGCGGGGCCTCGCTGCCGGGAAACCGGGGATGGGCACGTAGCTCGGGCAGGTTCATGGACCACAGGTCCACATCGAGGTCCATCCGCTCCAACTGCCGGGCCAGGACGTGCTGAAGCTCTGACTCCGCGGCGCTCCCCGTCACGCTCGGAACAGCGAGA
This genomic stretch from Streptomyces deccanensis harbors:
- a CDS encoding ArgE/DapE family deacylase; this translates as MTASLSDVEASALAAVDEAAIGRLLLELLAVPSVTGSAAESELQHVLARQLERMDLDVDLWSMNLPELRAHPRFPGSEAPRTESWGLVGGTRPQGDGPTLVLQGHVDVVPSGDLAQWQGDPFRPRITGDLVHARGACDMKAGVVAILATLAAIRRAGAKLRGQVSAHFVVSEEDGGLGAFGTLERGHTGDACIITEPTSGALMTANAGALTFRIEVPGRATHGSTRYVGVSAIDAYLPIHRALARLEARRNTGAGPLMADYPIPYPLSVGTVRAGDWASSVPDLLVAEGRLGVRLGEDPARARTELEVCVAEACADDPWLRSHPATVTWPGGQFASGQLPAGHPLAALVGDAHADVTGGPRPPERGAPYGSDLRLYSGAGIPTLQYGPGDVRLAHGPQEQVRVSEIVTVTRALVLATLRAVGTE